The following is a genomic window from Thunnus maccoyii chromosome 13, fThuMac1.1, whole genome shotgun sequence.
attctgGATTTTATCCCTGAGATCATACTGTAGGCTCCCTTCTACTGAGTGAATAGGAAACATTACACATCTGAACATGCACAAGGACTAAACTTTCCTCGATAGTTCTTAGgttttttatagaaatattcCTCTCATAACTATTTAATAAGCCACGTACATTCAGCAAAGGAACAGAAGATTCACAACCGAATGGAGTCTatggtttcattttttatcatttcccTTCTATCAGTTTGAAGGAAACATTGTTTATGCTGCCGTTCTCTCAGTGTTTCACAGTAGGCTGGAACAtcacaaagaaaataacactTACAAATCTTCTGCATGGATACTGAACCAAAATAACTTTCACCAGCCCTCAAACTCTGactacattttcacatttactgtacGAGTTCCTGCAATTACAGAGTGTCTCGAGCTACATAACACACTGTGTTCTGAATCTGTGCTTTTATCTTTGTTCAGGATAATGAGATGAATCTGTTCTCATACTGTTTGTTATGTTAGCTGAATAAATATTACATTGAATGAGTAAACAACCAGTTTGATCAGTAAAGAGCAGAATTAGAAAGCTAGCTCACAGTGTATACCTTGTAGACTAGCCTACGGCTTACTGTCTGGGCTCCATAACCGCTTaatgctagttagcttagctagcTGGCTGACTGTCAATCTCAtgcaagaaaaatgacagagcTGAGGTTAAATTTGTGGTGATATGAATGTTGTAAGGCAGTAGTTCCCAACCTCTTTGGCTTTTGACCTCTTACAAAAAAGCAACATCTACTTACGAGCCTTTGTCTCACCTTAATCGGGACATGAACTGTGAGCAGTTTGACCAAAAAGTGGTATTTTTTTcacagattgtttcatttgaagaaTTTTTAGAGGCCCAAAGAGGTGAAAacatccaatatttcacaagatAAATGCAACAATTAGAGGAAACTCACAATTTTGTGTACCAGAAAtatatctttttctttctgttgggACGCCACCAGGTTGGGAAACACTGTTGTACAGCATTCAAACAATGTACATCAGATATAAAACCTCAATTACTAAATCTGAGCACAATGTTGGCAAGTAATTAACATCAACACGCCCCCTTCTTCTGGTAAGCTGACAAACACAGCACTGTGAGGGGAGGCTGGGGGAGGCGGTGCACAATACTCATGCAGGAGTGTAAATCCATTCAGTGTTTCAAATGATAGAACTGATTTCTGTTCATTGAGGTAAagctgggcgatatggacaaaatcaaatattgaaATTTTTTTGGACAAATTGATTTTGATAAtgcgacaatattgtagggattGCTattgagatttttgataaataatcaccAGTTAAGTGGATATAAggactaagtgggtaaaggaAAATgatagaacagctagaacagtctgtaAGTTCAGataattacatcactttactgtaatgcagcctttaaaaccaggaaaagacaacacttatgctaTATCACGATATTATGATgtccaaaatctaagacgatatctagtctcatatcacgatattgatataatattgatatattgcccagccctacatTCAGATTTTGATTTTGAGTTTGAATTATGCAGTCAATCATTTTTCCCTGTTAGGATGAGGGTCCAGCAGCAGTGAGGTCTCCTACAGTGTGCATCCCCTGTGCTGATGAGGACAATGAGGGTCCGGCTGCTGGGCCCGTGCTGTGCGATGGCATTAAATTTTCCTCATTAATGGCGAAGTGGTTCAGCGGGTAGATACCACATTTCCTAAAGCTTTCCTTGACAATCCTgacaccctcctcctctttcgCTACCTGATACGTCCCCTTAAACACACCTGAGAACTCCTTCTTGCTGACTGCAAAGTGAGTATCAGTGGTACAACCGTCACCGATCAGTGCTGCGAAGCGCTGCTTCAGGAGTGCAAAGAGACCCGCATCGAGTGGCTGCAGGACGTGAGAGCAATGAGGCGGGAGGCACAGAAGTATAACGTCCTCCTTGCGAGCAGCTTCCACCACCTCCAGGTTCACGGGCGACTTGTGGCCGTCAAAAATCAGCAGCAGTGGACGCTCCTTTGGCGCTTGCACAAGGAAATGTTTGAGGAACCACTTCTTGAAAAGCTCAGAGTTGATACACCCCGAGTCCGACCATCCATACAGGGCGTTTGGCGGCCCTTGAGTCTTGTAGCATACTCCGCCTGGGTAGGCTTTTGAGTAGATAATAAACGGGGCAATGTCCTCTCCAGCTGCACTAAAGCAAGCCAGGACGGAGATGTGGTCCCTGGAGCCTGGTGCTGGCTTGCAGCCCAGACTGGCAGATTTGGGAAGAATCACCCTCTTCCTGCCCAGCTGAAAGCCCGTCTCATTGCAGTTTAAGATTTGGTGAGGCTTGTCCCTCAGCCCGTGAGCGTCCATGACGGTGCTCAGCAAGTGAAAAAACTGATCCACCGCTTCCTTCCTTACACACACTGTCCTCCCGCGGACAACATTGTCTGCCGGCTGGATGGTAATATTCTTTTCTTGCCGTTTCCTAAAATTGAGCCACCAGGTCTGGCCCAGCTTAGAGAACGCCACTCTCCGGTGCTGCCGCTTATAAATCGAAGAGGCGAAGGACACCAGCTGCTGCTTAGTCAGTGGGAATCCATGCTTGGACATGTACAAGGAGAACTCCACCAGCAGTTCCTCGTCAGCAGAGGTTATAAGCTGAGCTGGCCCGCTGCGACTCCCTGGTGTCACCCGTCCACTGACTCTGTCCCCCAGTGAAGATTTAGGGACTCCAAACTCCTTGGCAGCCTGTCTCACTGTGCACCTCCCTGACTTCACCTTGATCAGTGCGCGCTCCATGGCCTCCTCTgtccatttcttcttctttttcctcccgATTTTGTCAAGATGATTTCTcgatggcattttttttttcctaggatggcacAGAAAATGCAGGCATGAATGATGTAATGAGATAGCAACAACAAATACAGCCTAATTATGGGTTGTGAGTATCGCAAAATTCAAACATCActtaattaaataaaacctGTTCAGAGAGACCTTCAGCGTTATTCACTCTTCCTCCCCTTTTATCTACACTTTCACCTTGAACCACAGACTGCACACAGCTCTGTCTGTTCATTTTCCTGATGGGTACAGGGATTACATCACTCCCTCTTTCTGATCCAAACTGAAGGGgaatttttactttaaagttGTCAAACAGGCATTAAGAGATGCTGTCTGTTCTTTATGAaaacttttttcatttgtgaagaaagaaaagggatcatttttctatttttctttatgCAGACCACACAGACCAACTTTATGAAAAATTTCATATTTGGATTGGtcaaatcaatttattttatttgtgaaaacagaataaaacatccagacatccagaccACATAAGTCAAGGTCTGTAAAACACTGACGAGTCAAACCTGATGACTGTATGACAAGGAAATAAATCTACCTCCAGGACACAAAAGTTCTGACAGTATTTACAACTGTCTAGGTTGTCcatgttaaaggataggttcacaattgttGTAATcgttcctgctgttcatactgaccatcagaacaGTGATTCTCAACCTTCTGGTGTCAAGGACCCCCCCAATTGATACACATCAGGCCGCTGGCCTGTATTTGATAAGATGTTGTCTCAGGGATCGCCATATGATA
Proteins encoded in this region:
- the LOC121910211 gene encoding MFS-type transporter clz9-like is translated as MPSRNHLDKIGRKKKKKWTEEAMERALIKVKSGRCTVRQAAKEFGVPKSSLGDRVSGRVTPGSRSGPAQLITSADEELLVEFSLYMSKHGFPLTKQQLVSFASSIYKRQHRRVAFSKLGQTWWLNFRKRQEKNITIQPADNVVRGRTVCVRKEAVDQFFHLLSTVMDAHGLRDKPHQILNCNETGFQLGRKRVILPKSASLGCKPAPGSRDHISVLACFSAAGEDIAPFIIYSKAYPGGVCYKTQGPPNALYGWSDSGCINSELFKKWFLKHFLVQAPKERPLLLIFDGHKSPVNLEVVEAARKEDVILLCLPPHCSHVLQPLDAGLFALLKQRFAALIGDGCTTDTHFAVSKKEFSGVFKGTYQVAKEEEGVRIVKESFRKCGIYPLNHFAINEENLMPSHSTGPAAGPSLSSSAQGMHTVGDLTAAGPSS